One genomic region from Anabaena sp. PCC 7108 encodes:
- the glgB gene encoding 1,4-alpha-glucan branching enzyme, producing the protein MSLTTIAPEQVHRIVRNQHHDPFEILGSHAIEQNGKQVWAVRAYLPNASAAWVVVPEERKEYPMQTAHDPHFFECIIEANELTNYQLRIKEGEHELVTYDPYAFRSPHLTDFDLHLFGEGNHHRIYEKLGAHLTEVDGVKGVYFAVWAPNARNVSLLGDFNLWDGRKHQMRKGHTGIWELFIPELGVGEHYKYEIKNFEGHIYEKSDPYGFQQEPRPKTASIVTDLNSYTWADEDWLEKRRHTDPLTQPVSVYEVHLGSWLHAASGEPAKGSNGEIQPVVTVSELNPGARFLTYRELAERLIPYVKELGYTHLELLPIAEHPFDGSWGYQVTGYFAPTSRFGSPEDFMYFVDQCHQNGIGVIVDWVPGHFPKDGHGLAFFDGSHLYEHADPRKGEHKEWGTLVFNYNRHEVRNFLVANALFWFDKYHIDGIRVDAVASMIYLDYCRKEGEWLPNEYGGRENLEAADFLRQVNHNIFSYFPGALSIAEESTSWPMVSWPTYTGGLGFNLKWNMGWMHDMLDYFSMDPWFRQFHQNNITFSMWYNHSENFMLALSHDEVVHGKSNIIGKMPGDRWQKLANVRCLFSYMFAHPGKKTMFMSMEFGQWSEWNVWADLEWHLFQHEPHQQLKDFFQALNHLYRSEPALYTQDFAEPGFEWIDCSDNRHSVVSFIRRDQNSENFVVVICNFTPQPHSHYRIGVPESGFYTEIFNSDARQYGGSNMGNLGGKWTDNWSLHNRPYSLDLCLPPLGVLILKLDQQKTAQVME; encoded by the coding sequence ATGTCCCTAACCACGATCGCCCCTGAACAGGTTCATCGCATTGTTCGGAATCAGCATCATGATCCTTTTGAAATACTTGGTTCCCATGCCATAGAACAAAATGGTAAGCAAGTCTGGGCTGTAAGAGCATACCTACCAAATGCCAGCGCTGCATGGGTAGTGGTTCCTGAAGAACGCAAAGAATACCCAATGCAGACAGCCCATGATCCCCATTTTTTTGAGTGCATAATCGAAGCGAACGAACTCACAAACTACCAGTTACGGATTAAAGAAGGGGAACATGAGCTTGTCACTTACGACCCTTACGCTTTCCGTTCTCCCCATTTAACTGACTTTGACTTACATTTGTTTGGTGAAGGCAATCATCACCGCATTTACGAAAAATTGGGAGCGCATCTCACAGAAGTAGATGGCGTGAAAGGTGTTTATTTTGCTGTTTGGGCCCCCAACGCCCGCAACGTTTCCCTGCTGGGAGACTTTAACCTATGGGATGGACGCAAACACCAGATGCGGAAAGGACATACCGGCATTTGGGAATTATTCATCCCTGAACTCGGTGTGGGAGAGCATTACAAATATGAAATCAAAAATTTTGAAGGACATATTTACGAAAAATCTGATCCCTACGGTTTCCAACAAGAACCGCGTCCCAAAACAGCATCAATTGTTACTGACTTAAATTCCTACACCTGGGCTGATGAAGACTGGCTGGAAAAGCGCCGTCACACAGACCCACTGACTCAACCAGTTTCCGTATACGAAGTACATTTAGGCTCTTGGTTACACGCGGCTAGTGGGGAACCCGCCAAAGGAAGCAATGGGGAAATTCAACCTGTTGTTACCGTCTCCGAACTAAATCCGGGCGCACGCTTTCTTACCTATCGGGAATTAGCAGAAAGACTGATTCCCTATGTCAAAGAATTGGGATACACCCATCTGGAATTGCTACCAATTGCTGAACATCCCTTTGATGGTTCTTGGGGTTATCAGGTAACTGGTTACTTTGCCCCAACTTCCCGTTTTGGCAGCCCAGAAGATTTTATGTATTTTGTTGACCAATGTCACCAAAATGGTATTGGTGTAATTGTGGATTGGGTTCCTGGTCACTTCCCCAAAGATGGGCATGGTTTAGCTTTCTTCGATGGTAGTCACCTGTACGAACACGCAGACCCTCGCAAAGGCGAACATAAAGAATGGGGAACTCTGGTATTCAACTACAATCGCCACGAAGTCCGCAATTTCTTAGTAGCCAATGCCCTGTTCTGGTTTGATAAGTACCACATTGATGGGATTCGTGTTGATGCTGTTGCTTCCATGATTTACCTTGACTATTGCCGTAAAGAAGGGGAATGGTTGCCCAACGAATACGGTGGGAGAGAAAATTTAGAAGCTGCTGATTTCCTGCGTCAGGTAAATCACAATATTTTTAGCTATTTTCCTGGTGCGCTTTCCATTGCGGAAGAATCTACCTCCTGGCCAATGGTATCTTGGCCTACTTACACAGGAGGGTTGGGCTTTAACTTAAAGTGGAATATGGGCTGGATGCACGATATGCTGGACTACTTCAGCATGGACCCTTGGTTCCGCCAGTTTCACCAAAACAATATCACTTTTAGTATGTGGTATAACCACAGCGAGAACTTTATGCTGGCTCTGTCCCATGATGAAGTGGTGCATGGTAAGAGCAATATCATTGGCAAAATGCCGGGTGATAGATGGCAGAAGTTAGCCAATGTGCGGTGTTTGTTTAGTTATATGTTTGCTCACCCAGGTAAGAAAACCATGTTTATGAGCATGGAGTTTGGGCAATGGAGTGAGTGGAATGTCTGGGCTGATTTGGAGTGGCATCTATTCCAGCATGAACCACACCAACAGTTAAAAGACTTTTTCCAGGCTCTCAATCATCTTTACCGTTCTGAGCCAGCTTTGTACACCCAGGATTTTGCCGAGCCGGGGTTTGAGTGGATTGACTGTAGCGACAATCGTCATAGTGTAGTTTCCTTTATCCGTCGCGATCAGAATTCTGAAAATTTTGTGGTTGTGATTTGCAACTTTACTCCCCAACCTCATTCTCACTATCGCATCGGTGTTCCTGAATCAGGTTTTTATACCGAAATATTCAATAGTGATGCCCGTCAGTATGGCGGTAGCAATATGGGGAATTTAGGCGGTAAGTGGACTGATAATTGGTCTTTGCATAATCGTCCTTATTCCTTGGATTTGTGTTTACCACCTTTGGGAGTTTTGATTCTCAAATTGGATCAGCAGAAGACAGCCCAAGTGATGGAATAA
- a CDS encoding response regulator: protein MTDQPTDTSYQQPISIVLVEDNPADAELVIRALRRGRIGNQLQWLQDGVEALDFLFCRGNYAHRNMTNQPKVILLDLKLPKVSGLEVLRQLKSDPRTQTIPVVMLTSSAEDKDVIESYQLGVNSYIVKPVDFEQFNYAVQQMGFYWVLFNRVSVS, encoded by the coding sequence ATGACTGACCAACCCACTGATACATCTTATCAGCAACCGATTTCTATTGTGTTGGTTGAAGATAATCCTGCTGATGCAGAACTAGTGATCCGAGCCTTGCGTCGCGGCAGAATTGGCAATCAACTTCAATGGCTCCAAGATGGAGTAGAAGCCCTCGATTTTCTCTTTTGTCGTGGAAACTATGCCCATCGGAATATGACAAATCAACCTAAAGTCATTTTGCTAGATTTGAAGCTACCAAAAGTGAGTGGATTGGAAGTGTTACGGCAACTAAAATCTGACCCACGTACACAAACGATTCCGGTTGTGATGTTGACCTCTTCCGCCGAAGATAAAGATGTGATTGAAAGTTACCAACTTGGAGTAAATAGCTATATCGTCAAACCTGTAGATTTTGAGCAATTTAACTATGCAGTCCAGCAGATGGGGTTTTATTGGGTTTTATTTAATCGAGTATCGGTTTCTTGA